The genomic stretch CCGAGCCTGCTGCAGGATCGTCTCCATTTTGCGTAAGCCCGGAAGGTTCTCCATGTCCACTTGCTCCAGCCACATCTTCAGCAGCGGTCGCAGCTTCCACATGTTGGCGAGGCTCAACTGCTGGGCCTCGAGGCGGCAGATGGTCGCCTGGCTCAGCGCCTTTCCAAAAAGAGCCCCCATGGCGAACCCCACGTCGGCCTGAGAGTACCCCAGGGTCATCCTCTTCTGCCTCAGCTCCTTGGCCAGCTGCTCCATCTCCTTCTCTGCGGCCGAGGTGTCTTCTGGCAGCGCCAGCGTCGGGATGCACTGCAGGACGAGGCCGGGCCTGGGGAAGGCGACCTCAGAGGGTCTTGGGAACCAAGCGCTCACCCCGCCAGCTCCGAGCCGGGGCCGGCAAGGCATCATCTCGTCCCGGAATTCGCACGGCGGGGGACCTGGGGACAGCGGCCACACCTCCGGGCCTGGGCACATCCCCGGCCTGACCCCTGGCAGGACCATCAGCCTGCCGGGGGCCGCCTGGGCGCTCAACCCGATCGGAGCGTCAGCCCACACCGGCACTGGCCCTGCGGGCCTGTCGCCACCAGTGCCCGGCACGGGGAAGTTTGAGGGCCTGTGTCCGGCCATGGAGTAAGACCGCTCCCAAGCAGGGCGTCTGGTAGAAACCGACGGCTCTCGAGGCTTCAGAACAACCACCAGCCTCGCCCTCGAGCCCCGCCCCCCAGTGGGCTGAGATAGCGGTGTAGgcgggagaaactgaggctgagggtgTGTATGGGAGCAGGCGGGGAAATCTGGTAGATCCTACTGATGACTGCCTGGTCCCCAGGGTTAAGGGAGGGGCTCCCCTACCCTGAACTTTGCTTCCAACTCCTTCTGAAGTGCAAGTCTCTCTCTTGAGCTTTGCAGCTCCGAGCTGTCTGGGATCCCTTAGTCACTGCGTCCATCCTCTCCCTGAAGGGAACCTAGGTGTTTCCTTTCAGCTCTTCAGAACACTGGTATCTAATCTCTTTCCTCCATGTAACCTGAATGACCGCTTCAGgcttcacaaatatttgttaaatatctttatgccagttttttttttttctctttatgctaCCCCTTCACTCATTAACTGTCCCCTCACTGCTATCTTCATGGTCACAAGTACTGCCAACGTCTTTCCACTGCACATCTTCAGTCCCTGTGCCCTAGGAAACCTAAGCATCCTTGCCTGAATTTCTAGTTCACATCAGTTTACTGTCAGattctgtcccccacccctgcactTTGTCAGCTTCCACCCTCACTGGGGCCAAGTTTCCTGACTAATTCCACGTTTGCCCCACCACtccttcaagtcctttgctcCCCATCCTACCTCAGCTTCCTGGTCCAGAGTTTCCACATACAACAGAGGCCTGTGTGTTTCATCTTTCTCCCCTCTGGAGACAGGTCTCTGGACTGGCCCCGCCTGCTGTTCCCCACTGAGGACACTCCTTGCAATACCTTACTCACCAACATCAGGCTCCCCTATCCCTGACACCTCTCCCATCAGAGACCCAGGGATCTTAGAATATTTGTCCCTCCATCATGTCCCCGGCTCGGGTAACCAGTCCTAGGCCCTGGGTGGAGAAAGctaaggagggaaggggaagagaagatCAGACCTCAGGTTCACAGCTTCCGAGGAGGAGCtttaggaaagaagagaggacagTGATGTTGGCTGGAtaatcccagcctcctgcccttTCACTCTCCAGCTCAACCATGATGAGGCTCTACTCTACCCACATCTACTGGAACTGCTCTTGATGAAGTCATTGGGGACCTTCCAACTGTCAAATCTGACGGGCTTTTCAAAGTCTTCATCTTATTAAACTTCTCTGCAGTATCTGACAATGCTGACTACTCTTCTTGCGCCTCTGTTTTAAATTCCATGAAACGCTGGTAACAGTCAAACCTGTATTTCAGCCttgacttttcttttaatttccagtcTGTATTTCCCATTGCCCCAAATCAAATTCATTATATGCATTTCTAAGCCTGCCGCTCCTCTAGGTCTCCCTGAGCTGGTTGATGGCATTATCACCCACTCAGTCACCCAAACTGAAACCCAGGAATTGTTCTTGACCTTTCCCATGCTCCGTAGGGCATCAAATCTTCCATTGTGGGTCTCCTGAAACAGCTGAGCTCTATGATCTCTCTAGCCTCATCTTACTGTTTTAATTTAGGCCAAATAATTTCTCACTTGCATTATCATAATAACCTTACAATTGGTTTCTTCTGCGTCTCCTTTCAAGTTTATCTTTCATACCTGTGCTAGAGGTAATTTtccccaaaccaaaccaaaccaaaccaaaacaaacctaACCAAACccaaccaaatgaaaaaaaatctaaccatgtcatttttctcttaaattttttcaaaatctaGCTCCTCTTTCCCCAATCAACAAGGTGGGCATTCAAAACCTGAGTATGGAACACAGTGTTTTTCACCATCTggccccctcttccttcctttcccagccTCATCTACCACATTCCCCCAAGCTCTCTGCACCTCCAGCTTATTCCATCCATGCTCAGTGAGAATACTTCACTTTGTAATAAAGATGCCACAATTTTCGTGGCTATTATGCTTTTCTTCATGCTGCTCCTTCTATCAGAAACAGCTTCCCCTGCTTGTTGGTCTCATTCTCTCATATCATTCAAgattctgctcaaatgtcacttcgttagagaagctttccctgaccactcTTCCTAAAACAGCAACCCGTGTCACTCTCTGTTCCCTTTAttaacctacttttttttttatattaacagGTACTGCCAcctaatatataattatttatctctctgtttattgtttgtctctgTGCTGCCAAGAGAGCAGGGATTTTGCCTAGTTCACCGCTATGTCTACAGGGCCCACAACTGTGCTTGGCTCAGTAAACATTCCTGAGTAAATGAAGTGTGCTGTATTTCCAGTCACCTTTAAGTCACAGTTTAGAGCACACTTTATGGTGAGACCTTCCCCCAGGCAGAGTTAATTAATGCTTTTGTGGCCCCCTCCTTGTACTCGATATATGTTTTTACTGTAACATTtatcagtaattatttattttatgtctctGTCTTTCCAGCTAGGTACTTAAGGGCATGCATGTAGATGTTATACAGCCTGGAACATAATAGAGCCCTGAATGATacactgctcaataaatgtttgctgaatgagtgaatgaatcctCACTTCTACAGTCCTGAGAGTGAAGTACATTTAGTTTCAGTTTAACAATGAGAAACTTGACCCTACCAGGTGCCTCTCCATACTTTCTCTCCTGTACTAGAACAGGCCCTTATGTAGATGGGGGTAGTAGTACTATGAGACTAAATTCAACTCAACACTATAGAAAATAAGGTTGTAGAAATGGCCTTGAAGCCATGGTAGAGGGAGAAAGAATCAAGAAATCACTGCCATCTCTACAGGCTGTGTATCTGATTATTTGTTTAATGCCTGCATCTCCACTGCAATCCTGGCTAGGATATATGCTGGTAAAGAGCAAGGTCCTTGTCTGTCTGGCTTATTGCTAGATTCTCAGCACTTGGAACTATACTTGGCACAAAGTGGGAAGTCAAGAGATATCTgtttaatgttaaataaatgaatctctGCAGCATTAATGGTGAGAAGACTTCCACATTTGCCTTGGGTTATGCTTTAAGATGATAGTCTATGAAAAACAGTTTGCAATATACAAAATTTCACTGCTATCTATTCTTTCCAAGTATACCTACATGCTGTTTTTTCAATATTACGAAGCAACCAGTGCCTGCTAAACACAATGAAAGGTGGAtcacaaagagaataaaagacaACAATTATATAAGTTAAGGCCCACATAGTGAAACCAGCCCATTtgcaaaagaaaaccacagagaaATGCTTCATAAGTTGTCTAAAAACAATAGATgagtaaaaatgtttttagtgAATTGGAAAAAGTGAGGAAAGCTTCATTATATTAACTGAGATAAAACACAGTAGCTAAAAACATTTactaaattaaaaagtaaggGTATATGAACTTGATGGGTTTTAAATTAACTTGGATACTCTCAATTAACGTTGTCTCTGTACTTGGTCGGATCTCATCTGCCACTGTGCCTATCTCCTGGTTTATGTATACGTATTATTGCGAATAAAACCCCATATTCTTAAGAGAAGTCTTGACACCTccttaaaagtatatttaatgtGCTATAGAAATGGGGTGatcaggggaaaaaagcaggagCATATTTGGTTGGAACAGAAATAGGGATCAGGGAAGGCAGGTGATGGGAATGCCCAAGACAACCAGCACAGTTTGGGCTGGGGCGCTTGAGAGGCTAATCCATCACCTTCAACAAACCCTGAGACCCCTTAGTAAGTGATTAGATTACAATGTAAGAATCAGGCCAGTCTTATCCGTAGGGAATTATAAAGTACGGATAAGAAACACATGGTCCCAGGCCCTGTGTATTTATAACCTaaatggaggagaagggaaaCTGCCAGGAGAGCAGGACAGCTACACTTGCCCAAAGAGAAGTTAACGGTTTTCTATTATTAGGATCTTTGGAATTAAGAGAAAGTTAAGTTTTAAGCTGAAATACACAAAGCATCAGGATTTGTGAAATTAAGCTCTCCTTACGTAGCTTCTATTCTAAGATGTCAAAACCAACTGCCAAGATCCCTAATGGTAAGAAGCAGAAAACAGTGGAGGCAAAGTTAATGATAAACATTCTTGTAGGTCTTGGTTCAAGTTTCATCTCTTTGAAAAGCTTGGCCAATACACTCAGGACTACAGTGATCTCCCTCCTCTCTGAACTTAGTGTCTTTCCACTCAGATACATTGGCTGCCTTATAAAGTTGGCTGGAGTTTCATGTCATAGCTCCCACCCAGGAGATACGGAAATGTCTCTGAATGGACATTACAGATACCATTTATTTTGTACTTATGTGCCAAACAATGTGCTAATGCCTGAGCTATCCACAGTACTCTGAGGATGGTAAGTGCATAAAGGCACCTGGATGTGAGGGAGATCTGGTTTTGATTTACATCATCCTATTGATCAGTTATCTTGTTAACTAGTAAGGTGATCCTTGCTTCCTCATCTCTCCAAATGCATCTCTCCCAAAGCTGCTCATGCCCCAGATGGAGGACACAGCTTTGTTCAAGACTATGTGAGGAGTTTCATTTCTCTGTCAGAGGCTccaaaaaatactttttgaatgtaATTAGATCAACAGAGAAGATCTAAGAATAATGTACAAGTCAGGCAGAGAGGGCCAGGCCCGCTAGATGGTGCcaattttatagtttttcccACTCTGCATGTATCCTAGTAACTGAGCACTGACAAGGCATCAGTGTGTAAAGGCACTGTCACCAGAAGGGCAGGTATAGGTCCCCAAGAACCACATTCATCAAGGAGACAAAAAGCAAAGGCAGGAGACAAGACCCAGAGAGCAGTTACTGGGAAGTCCTTCTCTGGGTCCAGGAAGTAAAGTGAGAAACCCAGGAGAACTGTGATAACTGTCCAGGAAGGAAAGAGGCCTCCCACCTCACAGTGAGAGTTAacaccacacaccacaac from Balaenoptera musculus isolate JJ_BM4_2016_0621 chromosome 3, mBalMus1.pri.v3, whole genome shotgun sequence encodes the following:
- the POU5F2 gene encoding LOW QUALITY PROTEIN: POU domain, class 5, transcription factor 2 (The sequence of the model RefSeq protein was modified relative to this genomic sequence to represent the inferred CDS: inserted 2 bases in 1 codon) — its product is MAGHRPSNFPVPGTGGDRPAGPVPVWADAPIGLSAQAAPGRLMVLPGVRPGMCPGPEVWPLSPGPPPCEFRDEMMPCRPRLGAGGVSAWFPRPSEVAFPRPGLVLQCIPTLALPEDTSAAEKEMEQLAKELRQKRMTLGYSQADVGFAMGALFGKALSQATICRLEAQQLSLANMWKLRPLLKMWLEQVDMENLPGLRKMETILQQARKRRRAYRERRIGSSLEKLFLQCQKPTPQQISCIAGQLQLQEDLVRVWFHNRSKMGSRPNNDFSPLVEVGTVGPPLPRGPMCFPLTSGLHFCSPHYGGPYFTPLYXPAPFTAGGTLLSVPATTLSLPRLSS